TTAAAtattccccccccacccccccagttcTGTACTCTTTTAAACTGTtgttagaaaaaaagatcttaaaTGTAAATACACTCTGTATTAtcttttttaacaaagaaaaaaggaatgctGGAAATGGACggtatctttaaaaaaaagtttaaacttaaaagagacaaaaaataaaacaatcaaGAGCTGTATCAACTGTAAAGAACAATTCAAATTACATTTACATTacatttaaaacagttttacatAAACAGCCACCACAATTGCCTGCCACACTGACTGCCACTCACCTTCCCTAATAGTACTatgaagcactgattttaaaaagtatgaaaTGTGACTTTATCATCCAAACAATAATATTAGAGAACTGTTCAGCATATTAGAAAAGATTTATTGTTTATGCTTCTTTACCTGGGTAGACATTTGGCATCATATACACAGGAAAGCTTTTGGCAATCAAGATACTGCCACATGCTTGACAACACACCATACCCAATGAAGCACTGACATTTCTGAGAAGTTAACAGTTCGCTCAACTGCACTTCATCATTTAGTTACCTGCCCCACTGTGGCCATATTTCTTGCATCTTCTGCACTAATGGACTTGCCCCGCTCATTCCATACATGACGAATAACTTGAACTGCGTGTTTTGGCAGCACGCTAACCGTGTTGCCCAAGCTGGCGATGAGTTCTTCCGTAGAGAGGTGGTTTCTGGCTGCTGTGCTATAGGCATATACAGAGAACACCGCATCAATTTCATTCTCcacaaatttaataaaattactcaCTTCACCCCAAACAGGCAatttttaacttctgctttACATGTCTATGCACTTTACAATGATTAGGcagcctgtgatttttttccagaatattttACTGATCTTTTGTAGCCACATGCAAAAAACAACACGACTTGACTTTTAATATGTCTTAATACAGAGACCAAGCTTTGCTGGGCTTGCACAACACACAACATTAAAACAATCAAGCCTCCTGTTACAACTAAGAAAGGCATAATTCAGTGAAAGATCTGTGCACAGAGCAGTTCAACAATATTATTGCTTTAGAAACAAGGCAGTTTCAATTAAACGTTGACGTTATTAAACCGTATGCCCTTCAAACAGGCACAAATGCTGATTTCTAATCTCTAAGAAACAAGAGGTTTTTAGAACACACTTCTGCCATGCAAAGGCCTAGCTTAGTTTTAGAATGGAGCCTAacttcctcttttctcttgcCAGTGGTTCTAAAGCTTGCAGACACAGGATCTTAGAATAACTTCCTCTCTTTagatttttattacaaaaagtGAGATTATATATTAAGTAACTACACATTTTTAAGAACATAAACTAAGCCCAGAAGGGTTTTTTGTGTACCAAGAGTTACAAATTTTTGCCCTTTTCCCAAACCAGTTCATTTTATACCCACATTTGATGTCATTTTTTAATACCACTGTTAAGCTGGGACAGAGGAACAAAAGTCATGAGGCAAAGTAAATGATTTTGTGCTTACCtaaatagaaaggaaataatgttaGCTATTTTCGCCAGGTCACCAACATTAATCTCAATCCCAGATGTTTGAATTCTCTAGAAACAGAATGTACAAACaattacaaataataataaattatgcGTTAATAAAAACCTCtttgtatatacacacacactgacTTGGGGATCTATCCTTTACAGCACACACAGCTAATACATTTTCTTATAAGTGTTAGTATCCAAATTTACCTGACACAATTCAGCTGTATTTACACCCAGGATCTTATGGTTCAGATGTTGAATTATTTGTTCACACTGTAAAGAAAGTTAAGTTTGAAAACATtcttaatacatattttaatataaaaggcAAAGCTATTTTGACTACTTGGagattacaaaacaaaacagaaaactggtTAATGCAAAAATGGACAACAGGAGTTGCTGTTATGTTCTTGCTTTAAATGAGGAGTGAAGAATAAAGTCACTGAAAcaactaattttaaattatgtcaaatccaagaaaaaaaactcagtCAAGACTTTTAGTTCCTGCCTCACTAGCTATTCCTGCCATAACAAGCCATTTTCATACTAATTGAACAGTCATCCTGTTCAAGTACATGCTACAGTAAAGAAGCTGAATGTTTTCTCGACAAGCTAGTGTGGTATCTCATTTAGATGGAAggcaaaaatacattatttaaaaatctttcatgGTAAAAACGTAAGTTTAAAGCAATCCCATTGCTCTTAGCACGACTGGTCCATTTCATGAATCATGTAAATCTAAGCTATCACATAAATAAGATTCCCTTTGCAACAGACAAAACCCAGAAGAGTTTAAACAGAAAGCTTTCCTAGAACCAAAGAGAGCCAGAAGCCCCTCCACATCCCATTTATTGCCCTACTTACCAGTTCTGCAAAAAAGTCTTGAGGTATTAAATTAATCTTATCTGCTGCACCTCCAACATCTGAAAAACACCAGCAGTAGTGATCAGAAGCAAATCCTTACAGCGTTACAGCCGTAAGCCTAATCTCTCTCTGAAGAATTTCTGGGTCATCACGCCGCAATTCGTTCAAATGCAAAGCTCTCTTTAAGGGGGCTTGTCCCGGATAGCATTAGCATTCCCTGCTCACCATCCAAAGTACAGTCTGGTAGAAGCGACTCCGCAAGGCCCCAGCCGCACGACACCGCTGTTTCCCCTCAGGCTGCGCCGTTACACGCAGACCAACGCCGGGCACCGGCGGGCGGGCCGGGAAGAGCCCCGCCGCCCCACCGCAGGCCCTCGCCAGGCCCCGCCGGGACGGGCCcgccccctgcccagggtgaaGTAGCTGGGCGGGAGGTACTCCCGGCTGAGCCCTCTAGAGAGGTGAGCATTACCCCCCGCACTCCCCCCAAGTCccccccgctccgcgccccctCACCCAGCGCCTCCAGCACCCGCCCCAGCACCGCCGCGGTACCGCCGGCCATGGCGCCGCGCATCCGCCCAGACTTCCCTCCACTTCCGCCACACAACAACCGCCACCCTGATTGGCTCCGGGCGATACCAGAGCAAGGCGGGGCCGGCGGCCTCGCCCTTATTGGCTATTAGGCAGGGAGCATGCGCTGTTCGCCTCTGGGGAGGGGTGTGTGCTACGCCGCCGTGTGGGCGCGAACCCCAGCGGtatgggcagggtggggggagcttGTCCTCCTTGAGGTAAAT
The Phalacrocorax aristotelis chromosome 1, bGulAri2.1, whole genome shotgun sequence DNA segment above includes these coding regions:
- the COMMD6 gene encoding COMM domain-containing protein 6 isoform X1 — encoded protein: MRGAMAGGTAAVLGRVLEALDVGGAADKINLIPQDFFAELCEQIIQHLNHKILGVNTAELCQRIQTSGIEINVGDLAKIANIISFLFSTAARNHLSTEELIASLGNTVSVLPKHAVQVIRHVWNERGKSISAEDARNMATVGQFVDIKWKLGVAMSSDTCRSLKYPYVAVTLKVADASGQITDKSFEMTIPQFKNFFKQFKEMAAVLETV
- the COMMD6 gene encoding COMM domain-containing protein 6 isoform X2 — encoded protein: MRGAMAGDVGGAADKINLIPQDFFAELCEQIIQHLNHKILGVNTAELCQRIQTSGIEINVGDLAKIANIISFLFSTAARNHLSTEELIASLGNTVSVLPKHAVQVIRHVWNERGKSISAEDARNMATVGQFVDIKWKLGVAMSSDTCRSLKYPYVAVTLKVADASGQITDKSFEMTIPQFKNFFKQFKEMAAVLETV